DNA sequence from the Thermococcus gammatolerans EJ3 genome:
AGGGCCGAAGTTAGGGGGGCGAGCAGGGGGAGAGCCCAGAGCTCATTCCTAACCCGTTCGAAGTCGCCTTTGACAGGAATCCGCGTGAAGAAGGGTAAAAGATTACGCACCGCTACACCTCCTCGAACAGCCTCGTCATACAGCCCGCTATAAAGCCACCTATCGCATCATCGAGGAAAGGCGGAAGCTCCGCAAGGATTCCGGGCTTTCTGGTGTCGTAGTAGAAGAAGTTGAAGAGCGCCATCTTCCCTCCTATGAGCTCGGCGATGTTTATCCCAATTAACTCATCAGCTACAAGGTTCACGGGGTCGCCCTCAACTTTGAAGTTCTCTTCGAGCAGGAGAGCCGAAAGAAGTAGAGCTTGGACGTTTACGTCGCTGAGGTAGCGGAGCATCAGCCCCCTCAGCCTTTCCCCGACTTTCTCGCGCTCGTCGCCGATGTAGAGTTCTAACGCGGTGTCGAGCATCTTTTCGAGCGTTATGCCTTTGGATTCGAGGCGGGAGAGGAGTTCTTTGGGTGTCATACAGAACCACCCATGAGTTTTAACAGCTCCGACGGAGAATAGACGACGATTCTGTCTCTGATGGCGTTTTTCAGTTTTAAGTCCCCCGTAACAAGTGGAAGATTAAGGGCGAGCGCAAGAGCAACGTAAGGGATGTCTTTTGGGTCGGGAGACAGGGAGAGGGCCTCTTCTATGCCTATCTTAACAACGTGCTCTGGCATCGTTATCGTCTGGGATTTGATAATCCTGAGAATGAATTCGAAGTCCTCGTATGTTAGGCGAGTCAATCTGGCGAGGCGGTCTTTTTTTCGCTCGACTTCCTCCCAGAAGTAGCCCGGAACTAAAAATTCAACGTCCTTCGTCACATGGTTCA
Encoded proteins:
- the cobZ gene encoding alpha-ribazole phosphatase CobZ; this encodes MTPKELLSRLESKGITLEKMLDTALELYIGDEREKVGERLRGLMLRYLSDVNVQALLLSALLLEENFKVEGDPVNLVADELIGINIAELIGGKMALFNFFYYDTRKPGILAELPPFLDDAIGGFIAGCMTRLFEEV
- a CDS encoding PIN domain-containing protein, producing the protein MEVVLDYNVVFSALYNRGVAYKLFMLNHVTKDVEFLVPGYFWEEVERKKDRLARLTRLTYEDFEFILRIIKSQTITMPEHVVKIGIEEALSLSPDPKDIPYVALALALNLPLVTGDLKLKNAIRDRIVVYSPSELLKLMGGSV